A stretch of the Luteolibacter arcticus genome encodes the following:
- a CDS encoding M48 family metallopeptidase: MSQDSFQSLVNRLESAWSGRPEGLLRQTVAWVTLGYLALAFSVLAGFVLLVTGVVIAVLYQSLAVTLLAGLISLAGLALAVFVLGCLWVRFEPPEGLVLEERDHPELHRLLCELGDLAGGVRFHRVMLDAEMNASVVQNPRLGVFGWYRAHLVIGLPLMEALSLDELKAVLAHEIGHLTRADGKTCAWLHRTRETWERVVDRFSRNGFCPVIGDFFQWFWPRFNSRALVLSRFSELAADQFAAQAVSPQALASGLRRLAILGKRVEYEFWEPLDRAVDEGIDLPADVMDRLSEAVRRPVDPDQAAAWLAEAMAVRTGSTDSHPGLAPRLAALVLPAVPDDELPLDLPGDMSSADHLLTPPFLEHARRHFSRMWLEEVRECRARQARLQDLEHAAGIRKAWDRIAALVRLDGLEKVQPEVMALLERQPAHSGALYLRGSHLAEKCDPQACEFLERATSDPTIASRAFETLERLHTSHGREKEAALIKERALQHDLELRAALVERSRISNGDSFFPHDLCDTDLHALRELLNDEPSVARAWLAAKEVRHFPRWPLVVIGLELSYSLSANARRALDTQLMHLWSGEAYVMVFLADEGMKPVLRTLRRTIPDAEVYRRK, encoded by the coding sequence ATGTCTCAAGACAGCTTCCAATCCCTGGTGAATCGGCTCGAGTCCGCATGGAGCGGCCGGCCGGAGGGATTGTTGAGGCAGACCGTGGCTTGGGTGACTCTCGGCTATCTGGCGCTGGCGTTCTCCGTGCTCGCCGGATTCGTGCTTTTGGTCACGGGCGTGGTGATCGCGGTGCTCTATCAGAGCCTGGCGGTGACCCTGCTTGCGGGGTTGATCTCGCTGGCCGGATTGGCGCTGGCGGTCTTCGTGCTCGGCTGCCTGTGGGTTCGCTTCGAGCCGCCGGAAGGACTGGTGCTGGAGGAGAGGGACCACCCCGAACTCCACCGGCTGCTGTGCGAACTCGGCGACCTCGCTGGCGGCGTGCGGTTTCACCGCGTGATGCTGGATGCAGAGATGAATGCTTCCGTGGTGCAGAACCCGCGCTTGGGAGTCTTCGGATGGTATCGTGCCCATCTGGTGATCGGCTTGCCATTGATGGAGGCACTCTCGCTGGACGAGTTGAAGGCAGTGCTGGCCCACGAGATCGGCCATCTCACCCGCGCCGACGGGAAGACCTGCGCATGGCTGCACCGGACCCGCGAAACCTGGGAGCGGGTGGTCGACCGGTTTTCGCGAAACGGCTTCTGTCCCGTCATCGGGGATTTCTTCCAGTGGTTCTGGCCACGCTTCAATTCGCGAGCCCTGGTACTATCGCGGTTCAGCGAACTGGCGGCCGACCAGTTCGCCGCGCAGGCCGTCTCGCCGCAAGCGTTGGCCTCGGGATTGAGGCGCCTGGCGATCCTGGGGAAGCGGGTGGAATACGAATTCTGGGAGCCGCTCGATCGTGCGGTGGACGAAGGCATCGACTTGCCGGCAGACGTGATGGACCGGCTTTCCGAGGCAGTACGGCGACCGGTGGATCCCGACCAAGCGGCCGCTTGGCTGGCCGAAGCCATGGCCGTCCGCACGGGATCGACCGACAGCCACCCCGGACTTGCCCCGCGGCTGGCAGCCCTGGTATTGCCCGCGGTCCCGGACGATGAACTGCCGCTGGATCTCCCCGGAGACATGTCGTCCGCCGATCATCTTCTCACGCCGCCCTTTCTCGAGCACGCGCGCCGACACTTCAGCCGGATGTGGCTGGAGGAGGTGCGGGAATGCCGGGCACGGCAGGCTCGCCTGCAAGATTTGGAGCACGCGGCCGGCATCCGCAAGGCGTGGGACCGCATCGCGGCGCTGGTTCGCTTGGACGGGCTGGAAAAGGTCCAGCCGGAGGTGATGGCCCTGCTTGAGCGTCAACCGGCCCATTCGGGTGCCCTCTACCTGCGGGGCAGCCATCTTGCGGAGAAATGCGACCCGCAGGCCTGCGAATTCCTCGAGCGGGCCACCTCCGATCCAACGATCGCAAGCCGGGCCTTCGAGACCTTGGAACGGCTCCACACCAGCCATGGCCGGGAAAAGGAGGCGGCTCTCATCAAGGAACGGGCGCTCCAGCACGATCTCGAACTGCGCGCCGCCCTAGTCGAACGAAGCCGGATCAGCAACGGCGACTCCTTTTTCCCTCACGACCTGTGTGACACCGACCTCCACGCTCTTCGTGAACTTCTGAACGACGAACCGTCCGTGGCGCGAGCATGGCTGGCCGCCAAAGAAGTCCGCCATTTCCCCCGCTGGCCGCTGGTGGTCATCGGGCTCGAACTCAGCTACAGCCTCTCCGCCAATGCCCGGCGCGCCTTGGACACCCAGCTCATGCACCTCTGGAGTGGTGAAGCCTACGTAATGGTATTCCTGGCGGACGAAGGCATGAAACCGGTGCTTCGCACGCTGCGCCGGACCATTCCGGACGCCGAAGTCTACCGGCGGAAATGA
- a CDS encoding 3-keto-disaccharide hydrolase, which translates to MKTIVQALAACLLLLGVACGAEWQELFNGRDLDGWDPQTKVDWQVKDGAIVATKGDRGLLTTRGTYRDYELEVEFRAPDGTNSGVFLSTPKTVTDPADQCYELNIAPASNPYPTGSLVGRARHDGGEAPEWRKFRVKVESGRVEVWLEGKQVVDYKDRRPLAGGHIGLQFNEGRVEFRGIRIRKLDLP; encoded by the coding sequence ATGAAAACCATCGTGCAAGCGCTCGCCGCCTGTCTGCTGCTCTTGGGCGTGGCCTGCGGGGCCGAGTGGCAGGAGCTTTTCAACGGGCGCGATCTCGACGGCTGGGATCCGCAGACCAAGGTCGACTGGCAGGTGAAGGACGGGGCCATCGTCGCCACCAAGGGAGACCGGGGGCTGCTCACCACCCGCGGCACCTACCGTGACTATGAACTGGAAGTGGAGTTTCGCGCGCCCGACGGCACTAACAGCGGCGTCTTTCTCTCGACGCCGAAGACCGTGACCGATCCGGCGGACCAATGCTACGAGCTGAACATCGCCCCGGCCTCGAATCCTTACCCGACCGGCAGCCTGGTGGGCCGGGCCCGCCACGATGGCGGCGAGGCACCGGAGTGGCGGAAATTCCGCGTGAAGGTGGAAAGCGGCCGCGTGGAAGTCTGGCTGGAGGGCAAGCAGGTCGTTGACTACAAGGACCGCAGGCCGCTGGCGGGCGGGCACATCGGGCTGCAATTCAATGAGGGCCGGGTCGAGTTCCGCGGCATCCGGATCCGCAAGCTGGACCTGCCGTGA
- a CDS encoding YkgJ family cysteine cluster protein, translating to MTPDLRAIATEVRAIYREWEQRPLERACTGRGDCCRFRATGRTPFLTKGEAVVAAMAWRAAGRTEVPEAPDGACPFLKNNRCQIYDGRPFGCRTHFCEAAGGPASRKEVRDLIQRLEDIDLRLGGNGGVNLPGAVAAAMGSLARRR from the coding sequence GTGACCCCGGATCTACGCGCCATCGCCACCGAGGTCCGGGCGATCTATCGCGAATGGGAGCAGCGTCCGCTCGAACGCGCCTGCACCGGTCGCGGCGATTGCTGCCGCTTTCGGGCTACCGGCCGGACGCCCTTTCTCACGAAGGGCGAGGCCGTGGTCGCGGCGATGGCGTGGCGTGCGGCGGGGCGCACCGAGGTGCCGGAAGCACCCGATGGAGCCTGCCCGTTTCTCAAGAATAACCGCTGTCAGATCTACGATGGGCGGCCCTTTGGCTGCCGCACGCATTTTTGCGAGGCCGCCGGTGGCCCGGCGTCGCGCAAGGAAGTCCGCGACCTGATCCAGCGGCTGGAGGACATCGACCTGCGGCTCGGAGGCAACGGTGGCGTCAATCTGCCGGGTGCCGTGGCGGCGGCCATGGGGTCGCTCGCTCGGCGAAGGTGA
- the truA gene encoding tRNA pseudouridine(38-40) synthase TruA yields the protein MVFQGRVRLLKFKLTLAYDGAAWQGWQSQRSGRGVQDQVEAALARLFPAAPQVESSSRTDAGVHARGMVAHFEIPAEQFRMPARHLVLAINAVLPEDIRVMSAVRVPASFHARFDAVGKQYRYRIWNDPVMNPLLRTQAWHVPRPLDLAAMREAAAHFPGRQDFRAFTANRGDVLEDAVRTLNRCDIFRHGREVTVVIEGGGFLYKMCRGIVGTLVQVGYGRFPADEVRSMLEGKDRRFAGMNAPAHGLVLWKVFYSPR from the coding sequence GTGGTGTTTCAAGGCCGGGTGCGCCTGCTGAAGTTCAAGCTGACCCTCGCCTACGACGGCGCTGCCTGGCAGGGCTGGCAGTCGCAGCGGTCGGGGCGGGGCGTGCAGGACCAAGTGGAAGCGGCGCTCGCCCGGTTGTTCCCCGCAGCGCCGCAGGTGGAAAGCTCCAGCCGCACCGATGCCGGTGTCCACGCTCGCGGCATGGTGGCTCATTTTGAAATCCCGGCGGAACAGTTCCGCATGCCAGCTCGGCATCTGGTGCTGGCGATCAATGCGGTGCTGCCCGAGGATATCCGGGTCATGTCGGCGGTCCGGGTGCCGGCATCGTTCCATGCCCGCTTCGATGCGGTCGGAAAGCAATATCGCTACCGTATCTGGAACGATCCGGTGATGAACCCGCTGTTGCGGACGCAGGCCTGGCATGTCCCCCGCCCGCTCGATTTGGCGGCGATGCGGGAAGCCGCCGCCCACTTCCCCGGCCGCCAGGACTTCCGTGCCTTCACCGCCAACCGCGGCGACGTGCTGGAGGACGCAGTCCGCACGTTGAACCGTTGCGACATCTTCCGCCACGGCCGCGAAGTGACGGTGGTGATCGAAGGCGGAGGATTCCTCTACAAGATGTGTCGCGGCATCGTCGGGACCTTGGTGCAAGTGGGATACGGGCGCTTTCCGGCCGACGAAGTGAGGTCGATGCTTGAAGGAAAGGACCGTCGGTTTGCCGGCATGAATGCCCCGGCGCATGGTCTCGTGCTGTGGAAAGTGTTCTACTCTCCAAGGTAG